The sequence AGCAAGGTGAAATCGTGGCAGCAATGATCGATGGCGAAGCTACTGTGAAAGTTCTATCTCGCACCGACGGCCACCAGTGGCTTCTTCCACGTAATCCTGACTACTCACCAATTCCTGCAGATAACGCCCAAATTATTGGGCGGATCGTCACCGTTCTACGTTCACTCTGATTCCACTGAGAGACGCTTTGTTCGTCAACTATCTTGCGCCAGACGTTGTAGAACCTCTCGAACAATCCACGGATCCGTCGTCGGCCACATTTTCGGCATAGACGCCAATAGGAAACTCGAATACCGTGCCGTTCGCAGCCGCGGATCAAGAACCGCCACAACACCGCGGTCAGTGGTTCGACGCAACAAGCGCCCTGCTCCCTGTGCCAATAACAAAGCTGCTTGAGTCGCCATAACGCTCATAAAACCATTGCCACCATTATGGTTGGCAGCCTCTGAACGCGCCTGCATTAACGGATCGTTAGGACGAGGAAACGGAATCCGGTCGATAATCACCAGCCGGCAAGTTCTGCCCGGAACGTCGACTCCCTGCCATAAGGAGATCGTTCCAAATAAACACGCATCTTCATCGTCCGCGAAATTTTTAACCAACGTTGATAACTGATCTTCGCCCTGAACAAATACTGAAACATCTACCCGATCTCGCACATACTCAGCAGCCCGCTCAGCGGCGGCTCGCGAGGTAAACAGAACAAGTGCACCGCCATGCGAAGCTTGGATAAGTTCTACCATTTCTGCAAGCGACTCGTCCCCATACCCGTTCTTGTCAGGAACAGGCAAATGCTTAGCAACATACAGAACGCCCTGCTTTTCTGGCGTAAACGGACTGCCGACGTCTATACCTTCCCAAGGCCCTTGGCTCGGAAAATCTAGCCCTGTTCGCACTGCCATGGCGTCGAACGTTCCATTGATTTTCAGCGTCGCCGACGTCAAAACGGTTGCTCGATTATCAAACAACTCATCGGCAATAGCGCCAGCAACTTCTAGCGGCGCGGCATACAACACCCCAACGCCATCGCTAAACTCAGTCTTCCAGACAACAAGCGTTTCGTTAACAATCGCGTCAGAAAGCAGATCATCACACAGGTCCACCATTTCACTCAACCGCGAGCGCAAAATCTGTTTTGCAATTGCTTGATCCTCATCCTTGCCAGACAGGCCAGTAGCGTACTCCCCAGCTTCTTGAATCCGCCCAGTTAAACGCGCAATCGCATCAAACATATCTTGGGAAAAAGCAGTGATTCGTCCCTCAGGAAGATCTGCTAAAAGACCTAATAATTCGTCGGCAGATTCGTCAAGATCACAATCGCCTAGCCCAGATTTACGTAAGAGTCGAGCGATACTTGTGATGTCGTATTTTGATAACACCCGAGTAAGCTGACCAGTAACTCGATCAACAAGTTCATGAGCCTCATCGATAATGAACGCTTGAGCTTCAGGCAAAACCGGTGTACCGGTTGCTGCAATTCCCAACATGGCGTGATTAGTTACGACGACGGGAGCGTCATCTGCAGCTTCGCGAGCCAAATAAGGGAAGCAACTCTGCCTGACGGGACATTTTTCTCCAATACATTCCCGTTTCGGTACGGAGACCTGGGCCCATGCCTTATCAGACACTCCCGGGACAAGATCGTCACGGTCGCCAGTATCTGTACTCATTGCCCATTCGCGCGCTCTGACTATCTCCTCGCCCGTCGCAGTTGCTCCTACTTCACCCTCTGCACGTGACAGTAGCGTTCCTTCTTCCGGGTAACCGCCGGTAGCCTTGCGTAAACACACGTAGTTGTTCCACCCTTTGAGCAACGCAATATCCACGTGCAGACCCAATTCGTCATGCAAAGCATCTTTGACACGTGGCGCATCATGCAACATAATCTGACGTTGCAAAGCCAAGGTTGCCGTCGAAATAATCGCCCGTTTGCCGCTGGTAGCAGCCCACGACATAACCGGGACAAGATATCCAAAAGATTTTCCAGTTCCAGTTCCTGCCTGAATGAGGAGATGATCGTCGTCTTCAAGAGCTTGTGCCACCCGTTGCGCCATCGTCACTTGCCCTTCGCGTGTAGTGCCGCCTACCGAAGCAACAACCTGCGACAGCAAAGGTTCGACATCACTCACGGTGCATCAATCCCGCATCAACTAACATGCCAGCGATTTCCTCCGTGACATGAGCATTAAGATGGGTTCCGTCTGCGGTAAATGACTCGGCGAAGATCTCGCCGTCGTCGTGAATCCGGGAAACGATATCCCCACGTGAGAACGGAATCGTCACGTCAATCAGAATATTTGGGCGAGGTAACAACTGGTCAATGCGGTCGTAAAGTTCGTCAATACCTTCGCCAGTAACCGCCGAGACCAGAACTGATTCTGGGTATCGGGAACGCAACGTAGCGACGTCGATCGGATCGGCAAGATCGGCTTTCGACAATACAATTAGCTCACGAACGTTTTCCGCTCCGGGGACATCGGCCAGTACCTTACGCACCGCCTGGATCTGCCCAACAGGATCATGATGCGAGGCATCAACGACGTGTAATAGCAGATCTGCCGAACCAACCTCTTCCAGTGTAGACCGAAACGCCTCAACCAATTGGGTTGGAAGATTACGCACGAATCCTACCGTGTCCGTCAGCGTATACGGGCGCCCATCCTTTGTTTCCGTACGCCGTACAGTAGGATCGAGTGTTGCAAAGAGTGCGTTCTCGACAAGCACGCCCGCACCGGTTAACGTGTTAAGTAGGGACGACTTCCCTGCGTTGGTGTACCCGACGACGACGACAGCTGGCACTGCATTTTTTGTTCGAGATGCCCGGCGAGTCACTCGTGCCGGCTTCATCGCCTTAATATCTGCTCGAAGCTTCGCCATTCGGGTACGAATACGACGGCGGTCAAGTTCGAGCTGGGTTTCGCCAGGACCACGTGAACCAATACCAGCGCCACCAGCAACTCGACCACCTGCCTGCCGAGACATCGAATCGCCCCAACCACGCAATCGAGGTAGCAAGTATTCTAGTTGGGCAAGCTCAACTTGCGCCTTGCCCTCTTTAGACTTGGCATGCTGAGCAAAAATATCAAGGATCAACGCGGTCCGGTCAATAACTTTCACGTTGACGACATCTTCTAGCGCACGGCGCTGGGATGGAGCCAGTTCAGAATCAACAATCACCGTGTCTGCTTCATGGACTTGCACAATCTCGGCAAGCTCCTTCGCTTTACCTGAGCCGAGATAGGTTGCTGGATCAGGCAACTGGCGGCGTTGAATAAGTCCATCGAGAACGGTAGAACCAGCTGTCTCGGCCAATGCAGCGAGCTCGCGCAACGAATCTTGTGCTCCCGCGTATGGTCCTTCTTGCCATAAGCCAACAAGCACAACACGTTCTAGCCTCAGCTGACGGTACTCAACATCAACCTTATCGTCCACATGAGTTGCGAGGCTTGATACTCGTTTCAGTGAAGAGCGCTCTTCTCGATCTAGAGACTCGCCAGCCCACTGCCCTTCGTAAGCTGGATTCTCTTGTAACGCAGTCCCCTCGTATGAGGATAGATCAACGTGCTTTTTCATTGGATCATCGTGCTGGTCAGAACCAACTGGACGTGACGGCTTGTTAGCAGAAATAGGGTTCTCCTTATGACTATAGTTAGGTCTCTATTATCTCACTTCTTTTCCCCCTTGCCCAACGTGGACATTCACACATGTGCCACGTATCGTTGTGTAGGTGAATGACCATTATTTTTCTGATTCTCCGCACGTGGCCTCAGCTCCCACTAAACGCACATATTCAGCGCTAGGGCAGCAATGGACAGTCACCACTGATGCCGGAGTTTTTTCGCCTTCAGGGCTAGATAAAGGCACTGCCGTACTACTGCATAAGGTCCCGATTTTTGACCTTCCCGACGACGCACTGGTTGCCGATGTAGGTTGTGGATGGGGCCCCATTACCTTGGCGCTGGCCCACACGTATCCACAGACCAGAATTTTAGCTAGTGATGTCAACGAACGGGCTCTTGATTTGGCTTCACGCAATGTTGTAGACGCAGGTTTTACGAACGTTGAGGTTGGTCTAGCACCCGATATGATTTCCCGGCTCACGAGCGAAATTGCGGCAGGACAGCACAAAGGTATCGACCTTATCTGGTCTAATCCACCAATCCGCATTGGCAAAGACGCCCTGCATGAGTTGCTAGCGACTTGGATGGGCTTGCTGTCTCCTACCGGGGAGGCATTCTGGGTTGTTCAGAAGAACTTGGGCGCAGATTCTCTAGCCAAGTGGCTCAATAATTCCGGTTTCCCGACTGAAAAGATTGGTTCAGCAAAGGGCTTTAGAGTTCTTCACTCGCGTCGGAGATAAGTCGCAGAGCTTGATCGGCTGCAACTTCAACGTTGTTCTCAGCAACGTCAACCCAGCTAATACGCGGATCTCGCCGGAACCAAGTGCGCTGTTTCTTCGCCAGCCGGCGAGTATGGAAAGCCACTGATTCCACTGCTTGCGGAATATCCATCTGTTGATCAATCACGCTGATCGCCTCGGCATACCCAGTTGCTTTATGAGCGGTCGGGCTTCCCCGCAGGCCGTTTTTTAATAGTTGTTCAGTTTCTGCTATTAATCCACAGTCAAACATCATTTGAGCACGTGAGCTAATGGCCTGTTCTAACTCTGTTTTATCTCGTCTGACGCCGATATGAATAGTTTCTTCATAGTGGCTGGTATGCCGAGGAAACACCGGCGTGTACGACTGCCCGGTAAGCCGAACTACCTCTAGCGCACGAATAACTCTGCGCGGATTTAAAAGATTGATTGTCTGTGCAGTGAGCGGATCTTTTTCTTGTAGCTCTGCAATAAGCGACGCACCGTTATCATGTTTCCACTTATCTTCTAGCTCTGCACGAATCTGGGGATCAGTACCTGGAAAATCAAGCTCATCAAGGAGGGCACTAACATATAGCCCAGAACCACCAACAACGATAGGAATACGACCGGCTTGATGGATTGTTGCTATATCTTCTCGGGCATATTGTTGGTAGGCAGCAACCGAAGCAGCTTGCGAGACATCAAGAACATCTAGTTGGTGATGGACAATTCCTTGGCGCTCTTCTAGGGTAGCTTTCGCAGTGCCGATATCCATGCCACGATATAATTGCATGGCATCTGCCGAGATAATTTCTACCCGATCAGGTCCGCCAAGAAACTGGGCTAGACGGATAGATAGAGCTGTTTTTCCGGACGCAGTTGGCCCGACGACAGCTATGACTGGCAACACCATACTGGCTATTTCTTCCGTACCGGAATGCTCGGAATACCAAGTGAGACTGGAGCACGCCCCGCAGCTTCTTCAGCAAGGTGTGCTTTGCGCCGTTCGCTTGCTTCATATGCGTCACCGGCACGAGTGGGGCGCACCTCAAAAAGACCACCACTAAGAGCAGAATCAGCCACCAAATGCGATGGAGCAGCGTGTGTCACGACTGCAGAGACCATGTCCCCCGGGCGAATATTGTGAGTACTGTGATCGGGTAGCCCGATATGCACGAGCCGGTTATCAGCTGCACGTCCGGTAATTCGAGCAGTCTGAGTGTCCTTACGTCCTCCATCGTGGGAGACTAAAACATCAACGCGCTGGCCGACTAATTTTTCGTTTTCTTCTAAAGTGATACGTTGTTGTAGTGCAAGGAGGCGTTGATATCGTTCCGAAGCAACCTCGGCTGGAACCTGATTGTCCATATCCGCTGCCGGAGTTCCTGGACGAGGCGAGTATAAGAATGTGAACGCCGAAGAGAAACGCGATTGTTCCACTATATCAAGGGTCTGCTGGAAGTCTTCCTCGGTTTCGCCAGGGAAACCGACAATAATATCGGTGGTGATTGCCGCGTGCGGGATTTGCTCCCGAACTCGATCTAGGATCCCTAGGAATTTCGCTGAACGATATGAGCGTCGCATCGCACGCAAAACGCGATCAGATCCGGACTGCAACGGCATATGTAGCGATGGCATAACATTAGGAGTTTCTGCCATTGCATCGATAACATCATCAGTGAAGGCAGCCGGATGAGGTGAGGTAAAGCGAACACGCTCCAGACCTTCGATATCGCCACATGAGCGAAGCAGTTTAGCAAATGCGCCACGATCCCCAAAACCAACGCCGTATGAATTGACATTCTGTCCCAACAGCGTAACTTCAATTGCTCCCTGAGCAACGACTGCTTCTATTTCGGCTAAAATTTCTCCTGGCCTGCGATCGCGTTCTTTTCCACGTAAATGCGGAACGATGCAAAAAGTACAGGTATTGTTACAGCCCACGGCGATAGAAACCCACGCAGCATAGGCCGATTCTCGGTGCGCCGGAAGAGTCGAAGGGAAAACCTTGAGGGACTCTTCAATTTCAACTGCAGCTTTTTTATTATGCCGTGCACGTTCTAATAAAGTTGGAAGGACATCAAGATTGTGTGTTCCTAGGACAACATCTACCCACGGAGCTCGCTTGATGATACCGTCTCGCAACTGCTGTGCAAGGCAACCTCCAACAGCAATTTGCATATCAGGACGAGCATCTTTCACAGATTTGAGCTGCCCAAGCTGCCCAAATAATTTATTGGCAGCATTTTCGCGAACTGAGCAGGTGTTAATCACGAGAATATCGGCGCCCTGATCACCGGCTTCAGTCGCACGAGCGGCTTTTTCGGGAACAAGTTCAACAGGAACAATTCCAGCCTGGTCTAACAAGCCAGCCATCCGCTCTGAGTCATGAACGTTCATCTGGCACCCCAGGGTACGCACAGCATAGGTTTTCACATCAGTTGGATCCAGGATTTCGTTCATTTCTGCCCTATCTGTCTGTCTGCCCTACAACCGGTCAGTTTAGTAGAAGGTACACACGCAAGCACCTCAAGCGAATGCGATATTAGACGCATCAATAGTTAGCCGAATCCGAATCGATAGAATCGAGCGCGGACTCCACGGCATACCTAACATGATCCGGCGAAAAGCCTCGCCGGGCAAGCGCACCATACAATCGTCGCCGAATGACTAGCGGTTCTAACGATGCCATTGACCTGATTCGCCGGCACGCAAAATCGAGCGCCGCATCGCGTTCTGCCTCACTGTCAATTTGTTTAACAGCTCTGCTGATTATCTCTTGCGCGATGCCCTTGCGGACCAGTTCTTGCTGTAGACCACGACGCGAAATAGTTTTTTCGGCAAATTTTGATCTAACGTACATTGATGCGAACCGCTCATCATCGACTAAGCCTGCTTCACAAAACGATTGTATGGTCTGGTCAATAATGTTCTGCGGAACAAGATTACGCTCCATTGATTGTCGCAGTTGAAAAACGGATCGTTCCATCATTCCCAATTGGCGATAGCACAGGTCTCTCGCATATTGGATCCACTCTTCCTCGCTACGTCTTGCCGCCCGCTCTTGTTTACGCTGAGCAATTTCCGCGGCAGATCTATATTTTCTCCTACGAATGCTTTCGTCTGCGTCTTCTGCGTAATTAACCATAAAAATACATACCGTGCAGGGTGATCAAGCTATGCCTAACCACCCCGCTCACGCGCTAGAGTTCCTGAGCTTCCTCAAGTTCTTCAATGGGGGTCCCATCTTTGTTAATACCAATAGAGGCGAGAACTTTACGTTCGATCTCCTCTGAGATCTCTGGATTATCCTGCAGGAACTGACGAGCTTTTTCTTTTCCTTGTCCTAGCTGGTCTCCTTCATAGGTGTACCATGAACCGGACCGCCGGACGATTCCCATATCGACAGCTAGATCAATGATGCCACTTTCAGTAGATATGCCCTTACCATAGAGAATATCGAACTCAGCTTGTTTAAATGGCGGAGCCATCTTATTCTTGACAACTTTAACGCGTGTTCTATTTCCAATTGGGTTAGAGCCCTCTTTAAGGGTTTCAATGCGCCGTACATCAAGACGAACTGACGCATAAAACTTGAGCGCCTTGCCTCCAGTAGTAGTTTCTGGATTACCGTAAAAGACGCCGATTTTTTCACGCAGCTGATTGATAAAAATCGCAGTGGTTCCAGCAGCTGAGAGTGCTCCAGTAAGCTTACGAAGGGCTTGAGACATCAATCGTGCTTGAAGGCCAACGTGAGAGTCGCCCATTTCACCTTCAATTTCTGCTTTCGGCACGAGAGCCGCAACGGAATCAATAACGATAATATCAAGTGCGCCAGAGCGAATCAGCATATCGGCAATTTCGAGCGCCTGTTCGCCAGTGTCTGGCTGAGAGACAATCAATGCATCCGTATCAACGCCAAGCTTGCGCGCATACTCTGGATCTAATGCATGCTCCGCATCAACAAACGCGGCAATTCCGCCGAGCTTTTGAGCATTCGCTACAGCATGTAACGCGACCGTGGTTTTTCCCGATGATTCTGGACCATAAATTTCAACCACGCGCCCCCGAGGCAGACCACCAATACCGAGGGCAACATCTAATGCGAGTGAGCCGGTAGGAATGACCGCAACACGCTGCGGTGGAGCATCTCCCAACCGCATGGCAGATCCTTTGCCGAACTGGCGATCAATTTGTCCCAGTGCCGTTTCTAGCGCTTTTGTACGCGCATTTTTATCTTTAGCAGCCATGGCAGCTCCTCATATTCGTGATCGTAATTCTTGAACAGAACAGGTCTCTAGCATGAAGATCTCTCTCCGAGCACCTCATGGGAACAGCTTATGACCGACCTCCGACATAAAACGAAGTCACTTTCAACATTGTGGATAGAAAAATAAGCTTCGTGTCCCGTGGAAAACTCTAACCGAACAGATGTTCGAATTCTAGTCGACACACCGCATCCTAAATCATGCGCGCTTTACACATAAGACGGCGGGAGGCCAGTGCCTCCCGCCGTCCCCCTTTAGGTTATATCCCGAGGGTTAATTTTGTGTAGGTAGTCATAACGCTCCGGAAGATCCATTGCACGACGAAGTGCAGTCCATACAACTTGTGGATCAACCCGATCCTTCAATGCTTGCTCTGCAGTTACTGACCCAAGTTCCGGCAGGACTAAGTCCATTACCAACCCGCGCCCTAATCCCTCCGGAAAAGCACGCTCAACGCATTGCCAAAACTCGGTATGTTTCATTGCTAGCCACGCATAGCAGCAAGCTCTGCACGAACGAGTGATTCTGGGACAGAATCTGGAATTCGCGGTTTACGCATCATTGGCGGAATACGTCCTTCAGCTATATCAATACGATCAGCGACGAGACGTAAGATATGACTCATTGGAACATTAAGTGCGACAGAAATAGAGTGTAGCAACTCAGATGAGGCTTCTTTCTGTCCGCGCTCAACTTCAGAAAGATATCCAAGTGAAACTCGAGCATCAGATGAGACTTCGCGGAGAGTACGCCCCTGCCGTTGACGATACTCACGAAGCACTTCACCTAGTTCACGACGGAATAGGACTGTTTCGCGGGCCATGTCATTCATAGTCATCTTCATTCAACCTCTTCTTGCCAAGTTATTTAGCTCCCGGCTTTAGCTTTCATCA is a genomic window of Arcanobacterium phocae containing:
- a CDS encoding ATP-dependent DNA helicase, with amino-acid sequence MSDVEPLLSQVVASVGGTTREGQVTMAQRVAQALEDDDHLLIQAGTGTGKSFGYLVPVMSWAATSGKRAIISTATLALQRQIMLHDAPRVKDALHDELGLHVDIALLKGWNNYVCLRKATGGYPEEGTLLSRAEGEVGATATGEEIVRAREWAMSTDTGDRDDLVPGVSDKAWAQVSVPKRECIGEKCPVRQSCFPYLAREAADDAPVVVTNHAMLGIAATGTPVLPEAQAFIIDEAHELVDRVTGQLTRVLSKYDITSIARLLRKSGLGDCDLDESADELLGLLADLPEGRITAFSQDMFDAIARLTGRIQEAGEYATGLSGKDEDQAIAKQILRSRLSEMVDLCDDLLSDAIVNETLVVWKTEFSDGVGVLYAAPLEVAGAIADELFDNRATVLTSATLKINGTFDAMAVRTGLDFPSQGPWEGIDVGSPFTPEKQGVLYVAKHLPVPDKNGYGDESLAEMVELIQASHGGALVLFTSRAAAERAAEYVRDRVDVSVFVQGEDQLSTLVKNFADDEDACLFGTISLWQGVDVPGRTCRLVIIDRIPFPRPNDPLMQARSEAANHNGGNGFMSVMATQAALLLAQGAGRLLRRTTDRGVVAVLDPRLRTARYSSFLLASMPKMWPTTDPWIVREVLQRLAQDS
- the hflX gene encoding GTPase HflX — protein: MKKHVDLSSYEGTALQENPAYEGQWAGESLDREERSSLKRVSSLATHVDDKVDVEYRQLRLERVVLVGLWQEGPYAGAQDSLRELAALAETAGSTVLDGLIQRRQLPDPATYLGSGKAKELAEIVQVHEADTVIVDSELAPSQRRALEDVVNVKVIDRTALILDIFAQHAKSKEGKAQVELAQLEYLLPRLRGWGDSMSRQAGGRVAGGAGIGSRGPGETQLELDRRRIRTRMAKLRADIKAMKPARVTRRASRTKNAVPAVVVVGYTNAGKSSLLNTLTGAGVLVENALFATLDPTVRRTETKDGRPYTLTDTVGFVRNLPTQLVEAFRSTLEEVGSADLLLHVVDASHHDPVGQIQAVRKVLADVPGAENVRELIVLSKADLADPIDVATLRSRYPESVLVSAVTGEGIDELYDRIDQLLPRPNILIDVTIPFSRGDIVSRIHDDGEIFAESFTADGTHLNAHVTEEIAGMLVDAGLMHRE
- a CDS encoding class I SAM-dependent methyltransferase: MNDHYFSDSPHVASAPTKRTYSALGQQWTVTTDAGVFSPSGLDKGTAVLLHKVPIFDLPDDALVADVGCGWGPITLALAHTYPQTRILASDVNERALDLASRNVVDAGFTNVEVGLAPDMISRLTSEIAAGQHKGIDLIWSNPPIRIGKDALHELLATWMGLLSPTGEAFWVVQKNLGADSLAKWLNNSGFPTEKIGSAKGFRVLHSRRR
- the miaA gene encoding tRNA (adenosine(37)-N6)-dimethylallyltransferase MiaA, whose amino-acid sequence is MVLPVIAVVGPTASGKTALSIRLAQFLGGPDRVEIISADAMQLYRGMDIGTAKATLEERQGIVHHQLDVLDVSQAASVAAYQQYAREDIATIHQAGRIPIVVGGSGLYVSALLDELDFPGTDPQIRAELEDKWKHDNGASLIAELQEKDPLTAQTINLLNPRRVIRALEVVRLTGQSYTPVFPRHTSHYEETIHIGVRRDKTELEQAISSRAQMMFDCGLIAETEQLLKNGLRGSPTAHKATGYAEAISVIDQQMDIPQAVESVAFHTRRLAKKQRTWFRRDPRISWVDVAENNVEVAADQALRLISDASEEL
- the miaB gene encoding tRNA (N6-isopentenyl adenosine(37)-C2)-methylthiotransferase MiaB; translation: MNEILDPTDVKTYAVRTLGCQMNVHDSERMAGLLDQAGIVPVELVPEKAARATEAGDQGADILVINTCSVRENAANKLFGQLGQLKSVKDARPDMQIAVGGCLAQQLRDGIIKRAPWVDVVLGTHNLDVLPTLLERARHNKKAAVEIEESLKVFPSTLPAHRESAYAAWVSIAVGCNNTCTFCIVPHLRGKERDRRPGEILAEIEAVVAQGAIEVTLLGQNVNSYGVGFGDRGAFAKLLRSCGDIEGLERVRFTSPHPAAFTDDVIDAMAETPNVMPSLHMPLQSGSDRVLRAMRRSYRSAKFLGILDRVREQIPHAAITTDIIVGFPGETEEDFQQTLDIVEQSRFSSAFTFLYSPRPGTPAADMDNQVPAEVASERYQRLLALQQRITLEENEKLVGQRVDVLVSHDGGRKDTQTARITGRAADNRLVHIGLPDHSTHNIRPGDMVSAVVTHAAPSHLVADSALSGGLFEVRPTRAGDAYEASERRKAHLAEEAAGRAPVSLGIPSIPVRKK
- a CDS encoding regulatory protein RecX → MVNYAEDADESIRRRKYRSAAEIAQRKQERAARRSEEEWIQYARDLCYRQLGMMERSVFQLRQSMERNLVPQNIIDQTIQSFCEAGLVDDERFASMYVRSKFAEKTISRRGLQQELVRKGIAQEIISRAVKQIDSEAERDAALDFACRRIRSMASLEPLVIRRRLYGALARRGFSPDHVRYAVESALDSIDSDSANY
- the recA gene encoding recombinase RecA, with protein sequence MAAKDKNARTKALETALGQIDRQFGKGSAMRLGDAPPQRVAVIPTGSLALDVALGIGGLPRGRVVEIYGPESSGKTTVALHAVANAQKLGGIAAFVDAEHALDPEYARKLGVDTDALIVSQPDTGEQALEIADMLIRSGALDIIVIDSVAALVPKAEIEGEMGDSHVGLQARLMSQALRKLTGALSAAGTTAIFINQLREKIGVFYGNPETTTGGKALKFYASVRLDVRRIETLKEGSNPIGNRTRVKVVKNKMAPPFKQAEFDILYGKGISTESGIIDLAVDMGIVRRSGSWYTYEGDQLGQGKEKARQFLQDNPEISEEIERKVLASIGINKDGTPIEELEEAQEL
- a CDS encoding DUF3046 domain-containing protein, encoding MKHTEFWQCVERAFPEGLGRGLVMDLVLPELGSVTAEQALKDRVDPQVVWTALRRAMDLPERYDYLHKINPRDIT
- a CDS encoding helix-turn-helix domain-containing protein — protein: MKMTMNDMARETVLFRRELGEVLREYRQRQGRTLREVSSDARVSLGYLSEVERGQKEASSELLHSISVALNVPMSHILRLVADRIDIAEGRIPPMMRKPRIPDSVPESLVRAELAAMRG